In the genome of Lycium ferocissimum isolate CSIRO_LF1 unplaced genomic scaffold, AGI_CSIRO_Lferr_CH_V1 ctg51, whole genome shotgun sequence, one region contains:
- the LOC132044696 gene encoding non-specific lipid transfer protein GPI-anchored 20-like, whose translation MAFSFRYVLFLSCIIIFATLPINAQIVTSPCTATMLTSFTPCLNFLANSNSNNGTAAPSPGCCNALRTMMGNGTACLCVIANGGIPFQIPINPNTTMSLPRACNMARVPLQCKASSPPAAAPGPAGTGAPSASPTSAPSPSPSPKGTTNFQPMSPALAPQADAVPTLTPPSPSATNSGRRQNPVTPSTAPSLSYGFSPLALIAAFGAIAFMLY comes from the exons ATGGCCTTTTCTTTTCGCtatgttctttttctttcttgcatTATTATCTTTGCAACTCTGCCTATTAATGCCCAAATTGTGACATCTCCATGTACAGCAACAATGCTGACAAGTTTCACTCCTTGCTTGAATTTCTTGGCCAACAGCAATAGCAATAATGGGACTGCAGCACCATCTCCTGGCTGCTGCAATGCATTGAGAACTATGATGGGAAATGGCACTGCTTGTCTCTGTGTTATTGCAAATGGTGGAATTCCCTTTCAAATTCCTATTAATCCTAATACAACCATGTCTCTTCCTCGTGCTTGTAACATGGCTCGTGTTCCCCTCCAATgcaaag CCTCCAGTCCACCTGCCGCGGCTCCAG GTCCTGCTGGAACAGGGGCTCCAAGTGCTTCACCAACATCAGCTCCCAGTCCTTCTCCTAGTCCTAAAG GTACAACAAATTTCCAGCCAATGTCACCAGCTCTGGCACCACAAGCTGATGCAGTTCCTACTTTAACTCCACCATCTCCATCTGCGACGAATTCTGGCCGCCGTCAAAACCCTGTTACACCGTCAACTGCACCTTCTCTTAGCTATGGTTTTTCACCATTAGCCCTCATTGCTGCATTTGGTGCAATTGCTTTTATGTTGTATTAG
- the LOC132044653 gene encoding non-specific lipid transfer protein GPI-anchored 5-like: protein MANLRNSSGLVFIALAMILTGVSAQLSSDCTNVLVSMSPCLNYIKGNSSAPSSGCCTQLGTVVKNNPECLCQVLNGGVSNMGLNINQTQALALPGACKVQTPSISKCKAGSPTSSPAGTPDSPNTNASGSGSVPSSQGGSNDASLTKMIGLTFFFLLFISSYASTFTVA, encoded by the exons ATGGCGAATCTAAGGAACTCATCGGGGCTTGTTTTCATCGCGTTGGCGATGATCTTGACAGGAGTTTCTGCTCAATTGAGCAGTGACTGCACAAACGTGTTGGTCAGCATGTCGCCTTGCCTGAACTACATCAAGGGGAACTCTTCAGCGCCATCCTCAGGATGCTGCACGCAGCTTGGCACAGTGGTTAAGAACAATCCGGAATGTTTGTGTCAGGTCCTTAATGGTGGTGTCTCCAACATGGGACTCAACATTAACCAGACTCAAGCTTTGGCTCTTCCTGGTGCTTGCAAAGTTCAGACTCCATCAATCAGCAAATGCAAAG CCGGGTCCCCAACTAGCTCTCCCGCTGGAACACCAGATTCTCCAAATACAAACGCTTCAG GAAGTGGATCTGTACCATCATCACAAGGTGGTTCCAATGATGCAAGTTTAACCAAGATGATCGGTCTTACTTTCTTCTTCCTACTCTTCATTAGCTCTTATGCTTCAACATTCACCGTGGCTTAA
- the LOC132044652 gene encoding uncharacterized protein LOC132044652 produces the protein MDVEIIDHITLRPIEISDVDDFMVWATDENVSRFCTWDIYTSKSQAFEFINNIAIPHPWLRAICINNRAIGSISITPHSGLDSCRAELGYVLAQKYWGKGIVTRAVKMVTSAVFSEFPYLERLEALVDVDNKGSQRVLEKAGFLREGILKKYIILKGKSRDIVIFSFLSTDSLRS, from the exons ATGGATGTAGAAATCATTGATCATATCACTTTACGCCCAATTGAAATTTCAGATGTTGATGATTTCATGGTATGGGCAACAGATGAAAATGTTAGCCGTTTTTGCACTTGGGATATTTACACTTCAAAAAGTCAAGCATTCGAATTTATCAACAATATTGCTATTCCTCATCCATGGCTTAGAGCTATTTGTATTAATAACAGAGCAATCGGGTCGATTTCCATCACACCCCATTCAG GTTTAGATAGTTGCAGAGCGGAGCTAGGGTATGTACTTGCTCAAAAATATTGGGGTAAAGGGATTGTAACAAGAGCAGTGAAAATGGTGACATCTGCTGTATTTTCTGAGTTTCCATATCTTGAAAGGCTTGAAGCTTTGGTGGATGTAGATAATAAAGGGTCACAAAGGGTGCTGGAAAAAGCTGGGTTTTTAAGAGAGGGAATTCTGAAGAAGTACATAATTTTGAAGGGGAAATCCAGAGATATTGTGATATTCAGCTTTCTATCAACCGATTCTCTTCGATCGTAG